CATCGCGCCCCGCTACGACCGCGCGAACCGCGTCCTCACGGCGGGGGTCGACGAGGCCTGGCGCAAGCGCGCCGTCGCCGAGCTGGCGGCCCCGCACGGCGGCAGCGTGCTCGACTTGTGCTGTGGGACGGGCGACCTCGTCTTCCATCTGCTGCGTTCCGACCCGTCGCTGCGGGTGACCGGGATCGACTTCACCGGCGCGATGCTCGACGGCGCGCGGCGGCGCGCGCGGAGCGCCGATCCACACGGCCGCGCGAGCTTCGTCGAAGGCGACGTGACCGCGCTGCCGTTCGCCGACGCCAGCTTCGACGGCGCGACGATGGGGCTCTCGCTGCGCAACGTCGTCGACA
The window above is part of the Candidatus Sulfotelmatobacter sp. genome. Proteins encoded here:
- the ubiE gene encoding bifunctional demethylmenaquinone methyltransferase/2-methoxy-6-polyprenyl-1,4-benzoquinol methylase UbiE, coding for MQPKAAYVRDMFATIAPRYDRANRVLTAGVDEAWRKRAVAELAAPHGGSVLDLCCGTGDLVFHLLRSDPSLRVTGIDFTGAMLDGARRRARSADPHGRASFVEGDVTALPFADASFDGATMGLSLRNVVDIVGALREARRVLRPGTRFVNLDVTKPRHPLVRRLFGLYFYGVVPLIGGLVGGSRAAYRYLPNSLTNFPDADGLAERFRTAGFRDVRYVRLGFGAIALHVGTA